In the Terriglobus sp. RCC_193 genome, AACTGCTTCATCGAACTTGGTTATGCGCTCGGCCGTTGCCTGCCGACTATGCTGACGGTCAAGGAGGGGGCAACTCATCCGTTCGACATCGTCTCACTAGCTGGTTTGCACTGGAAGACAACAGGTACTGTTGAAGAACGAAAGGACGCATTCCGCGTTCATTGGAAGGCAATCAAAGACCGGCCTCCTCTGGTTTCCGCGGACCCGTTGGTGTGGTGATGAAGAAAGAACATTTCATTTCGGTTGACATTGAAGCTGCTGGCCCGATCCCCGGCGAGTTCAGCATGCTGTCACTTGGTGCGTGCTCTCTTCAAGACGTCGAGAGCGGTTTGCTTCTTGAGTTCAAGCCCATAAACCAAAACGCTGATCCCGACGCCATGAAAGTTACAGGCAATACGTTGGATGATCTCGCTAGGCGTGGTCTTGATCCTCATGAAGCTATGAACGCATTTCGGAATTGGATTGAAGAGACTATCGAGCAGGATGAAACTCCTATATTCGTGGGGTTCAACGCGCCGTTCGATTGGTCATTCGTCAACTACTACTTCCATCGTTTTTCGCATGACAATCCCTTTGGCTTTGCAGGCCTCGATATCAAGTCCTTCTACATGGGTAAATTTGGGTCCACATGGTCTGAAACGAAATCTAGCAAAATCGCCTCAACGCTGAACATCTCGGAGGCGGGAGATCACAATCCGTTACACGATGCTCAATATCAAGCGAGGCTCTTTTCGGCGATGCTCCAACGCTGAGTCGTAGTTAATTCACAGTTTCCGGAAGCAATCTTCGCACTTTCGTGAGTCGGTCGGTTTATGGAAGAAGAGTACAAGCGGAAGTTAACTTGGTTTGCGAACCAAGTGGTCAAGAAGGATGTCGTATTGCCGTCTCTCAGGCCGCCGAAACCCGACGATAAGTTTTCCGTTCTCATTGACTCGATCGATCATCTGTTGACCGAAAGTTTTCGGCAAGAGACACTTGTCTTGCCCGAGCTTTCGGCCTTCAATAACAAATCGATAGGGGTATTCACCGATTACTCTGGCGAAGGCTCAGGCCGATACAACGTCTATTCGATTTTGATTTGTGGAATGAACATGGCCTCGGGTTTCCACGACCGAGTTGCCAAAGTCAGAACAGACTTCCACTTGGGCGATAAGGAGATAGCGTACAAAGATCTGAACATGGGCCAGATCAGACGTTCGATGCCCGGTTTTTTAGAGGCTGCGGACCATCTTCCGGGGTTGCTGTATACAGTTGCAGTCGAGAAAGGAATCAAGAGCGTCTTCGGGCGAGAGCCTGACACAACCCGCAAGATCGCCGGCATTCTTGAGTCGATAGGGCTGGGGACACGACCGCCAAAAACTGCGGAAAAGATGATGCGCGTAGCGCACCTCGTCGCGTACTTCATTGCTCTGCTCGGGCATGGCGGACAGAACGTATTTTGGATGACCGATCATGACGAAATTGGGCCTTCACTGGAGCAACATCAACTGCTGATGGAGTTGTGCTTCGGGCGCGTATTGCCGTTTTACCTGAAGCCCGAGACGAAGTTCGGCGTTATGGGTGGGGCAATTCCGTTCACTGAACGAAGTGTCGAAATGAATGATCGCCTGAGTCTGCCAGATCTCGTAGCCGGGGTACTTGGGGACTATCTAACAAAACGAGACATTCTCAAACCGGAAGACATTCTCGTCAAAGATGCAGTTGGTGACATTCTTCTGTGGCTCACGCGAGATGGCATAGCGCTCAAAAAGATTTGCACCTTCCTGCGTCCGGGAGCGAACGGTGAAATAGAACGTGGCACTGTGACATTCGCTCCTACGAACCCTCAGGACGCTGTCTTCATTCCTCTGTTCATTTAGGAGCTTGTCGAGAAGGGAGGCGCAAAGCTCCTCCCTTGCTGCAGCCGCTCCGCGTCTTCCGCTACCCACCTCAGCAGGCCTTTCCTGCCCGCAACGCCCACCCTCAAGAATCATGTGCGCTGACGCGCACAAATAAGGAAGCCAAACCTCGCTAAGGGGCTCTGCCCCGATCGCGCGGCGCAAGGGGTTTCCCCAATCTTCCGCGCCCTGCGGGCTTGTGCAGACCTACGCTTTGCTACGCCCTTTCCGTTCCGCCTTCGGCTCCTCTCCAAGGGTGGGGAGACCCCTCCCCCTGCACCTTGCTACCCCCGCCTTCGCCAGGTGGCGTTCGGCATGTACATGCCGCGTTTCAACGCGGAAGTGCAAAAGCAAAAGCCGACCAAGGAGCCAACACCATGAGCAGCCAAGCCACCAACGTAACCGCCATCGACAGCAAGAAACCCACCACAAAGCAGGAGCTAATCGCCGCCAACGTGAAGCTCTTGATTGAGCAGTTGGAGGCCGGACATTCCGAAGCCCTTACCGACTACCTCACCGCCATGAGCCGTTTTCACAACTATTCCTTTGGGAACGTGCTGGAGATCGCGCGACAGATGCCCACCGCAACGCGTGTCGCCGGATTCTGGACGTGGAAAAACTTGGGGCGAAGTGTGAAAGCCGGACAGAAAGGCATCCGCATTCTTGCCCCCATCGTCGGCGTTCGCCGCAAGAAGGAACCGGAAGCACAAAAAGACATCACCAAGCAGAACGAACGAATGCTTCTCGGCTTTCGTAATGCCTACGTCTTCGACATCACGCAGACGGACGGCGTGGAACTCCCCGAACTCCATCAGGTGAGCGGTGACCCAGGCGAGAACGTAGAGCGGTTGGCTTCATTCGTGAAGAACAAGGGAATCCAGCTTGTCTATAACCAGAACATCGCGCCAGCCCTTGGGATGAGCTATGGCGGACGCATTGCCATCCTCCCCGGACAGTCCAAAGCGGAAGAGTTCTCAACCCTCGTTCATGAGACGGCGCACGAACTCCTCCACAAGGCAGAACGTCGCACCGCAACCACCAAGACCGTTCGAGAAACCGAAGCCGAAGCCGTCGCCTTTGTTGTCGGCAAAGCGGTTGGCTTAGTGACGGGTACGGCATCGGCGGACTACATCCACCTGTACCACGGCAACGCTTCGCTCTTGGCCGAGAGTTTGGAAGTCATTCAGCAAACCGCAAGTGTCATCCTTGCGGCCTTGGAGCCGCCCGCGCAAGAGGCTTCCGAGGAAGCAGACGCCGAACCAGAGCTTGCGGGGGTGGCGGCATGAAAACCATACTTGCCATTCTCAAAAAGGCCGGGGGATGGAGGCCAAGCCTCTATGTCAAGATCGAGAATCCGCCCTATCTTTCGCTTGTGATCGAAGCGACGGATGAATCCGGGCCGTTGGGACTTCCTGCCATCTCTGTTTGCCACTACGGGGAACAGAACGGCGATGCCATGCGCGACCCAGAGATGTGTTTCGAGCTTGGCTACGCTGGGGGCGCACACCTGATTCCGTACTACTGGCGGAACGATTACGTTGCCGTCGAGCAGGTTTCACGTGCCATCATCCGCGACCACTACGTCGCGCTAACAGCCTTGCAGAAGCAGCACGAGAAGTTCGCCGAGACGTGGGATAACAACCTGCGCTTGCAGCAGTACGAAGAGGCCTTCACGGACAAGTGCATTCTCGGCTAGTCCGCTCCGTTGGAGCGGAACAATGCTCGACGTGTGCCGCTCTGTAACCGCCACTCTCAACAGCCCAAAGGAGGGCATCATGCAAGACAGCAGCCCATTTCAATACATCGCTATCGACCAGCTTTTTGAGTCCAAGACCAACCCCCGTCAGACCTTCGACCAAGCCAAGCTAGACGAGCTTGCGAACTCCATCCGGCATCATGGCCTGATTCAGCCTGTCGTTGTGAGGCCAAAGGATAACGGTTTCGAGATCGTCGCCGGAGCGCGTCGGTTCCGCGCCTCGCAACTGGCAGAGGAGTTTTCCATTCCTGCGCACATCAAGGAACTGAACGATGCCGAGGCCATCGAATGGCAGCTTGTTGAGAACTCGCAGCGTGTGGACGTTCATCCATATGAGGAGGCGCAGGGTTTCCAACGCTTACTCGACGTTCCCGGCTACGACGTGGCGGCATTGGTCGAGAAGTCAGGCAAGAGCACCAGCCACATCTACGCTCGACTCAGCCTTACAACTCATCCCGACCGTGGCCGAGGCGTTCGTGCAGGAGCGCATTACGGCCAGCCATGCCAACCTCATCGCCCGCCTACCGCAACAGCACCAAGCCGATGCGTTTGAGAATTGCTGGCGGAAGGATTGGCAGGACAAGGAAGCGCACCTGCTTCCGGCTAAGCACCTAAGCGCGTGGATTCAGGCCAATCTCTACCTGAATCTTGCCGAAGCGCCGTTCGATCGGGAGGACACCGCCCTCAAACCCGAGGCGGGAGCTTGCACCAACTGTCCGCGTCGCAGCGGCTACAACACGAGCTTGTTTGACGACGTGCAAGGCGACCAATGCCTAGACTCGGCTTGCTACCAAGCCAAGATCGAAGCGCACATTGACCGCGAACTTGCCGCGCGGCCAGAGCTCGTACAAATCCAAACAGCGTGGCGCCCCGCCACCGAAGAGCGTCCCGGCGTTCTCAACAGGAACCAGTACCGTGAACTTGCGGAGCCGGACAATCCCGATGCCGAGCCGCCTTGCCCAAGTGCGAAGGCTGCAATCATCGTCTTCGGTAAGCACGTTGGCCGAACTGTCACGGTCTGCTTGGAACCAAAGTGTTCCGTCCATACCAACCACGCCCAACATGAGGCAGAGGAGGCAGTCGAACCGCCGCCCGTAATGCCCGAACCCGCAGACGAAGAGACAGAGGAGCAAGCCGCACAACGTGAGGCCGAGCACGAGCAGCGGTTGGCCGAGTACCAGGCCGAACAGCAGCGGAAAGACGATGAACGCAAGGCCGAGTTTGAGCGGCAGCAGAAAGAGTACGAGGCAGAGCAAACCCGACGCGAGAAACAGCGCAAGGCGCGTGTCTCCACCTTCGAGCGCGTCATCGAACAGGCTCCGGCGTCCTTCAATCCAGAACAGATGCGTGTCTTCCTTCGCTTGCTCGTCAACATCAACGCCTACGACTTCCTTGAGGAACCAGCCGCATACTTCAGCACCGACGAGAACGAACAGCGTTCCGATGATGAGGTTGTGTTGGCCGGTCTCAGCAACACCGCAGATGAAAAGCTAACCGGCTTCGCCCTGCGCCTCGTCCTCGCTGATCACATCGGCATCCCGCAAGACAATCAACCCGACTTGCTGGCCGAAGCAGAAAACGTCTTCGCCCCGAAGAAACCCAAAGTCGTGAAGCCGAAGGATGACAGGAAAGCCAAACACACAGCCGCAAAAGCTACGACGAAGAAAACGGCAACGATCAAAAAAGCCGCTTAGTTCGATTGCGTCATTCAGCCCCGGCTCGTCCGGGGCTTTTCTCTTACATCTCCAAAAAGCGGCAGGGAGAACCCGCTTCGGTTTCTCCCTGCACCCTCATCCCGCTTTGGCTCCGGCCTCCGCTCGCCGGCTGCGCGGCAGGAGTCTAGTTCCTCCTCCTGCACCTGCCCCTTCGTATTCGAGAGAGTCTCCCAGCTTCAGATCGAAGTCAGGGTCTTGATTTGATTTGCGAGGGCTCTATTCTCGTCAGCCAATAAGTCCATCACTGGATACAGGTAGTCGCCACTTATCGTCTTTTCTTCACCGCTGGCAAGGAACCGAACGCGGCCATAATTTCCTTTCTGCAACTCAGCAATGTTCAGGGCCACACACAGGCCACCTTGCCAAAGAAGATCTCCGGGACTCACCCGACCGCCTGCTCGATTTTGTGCCAACTCGCGCTGGCTTACGTCCTTGAACAGGTCAGCGATGTGCATCAAGGCAGCACCATCGCGTAACCATTGAATCCAGATATCTATCGGCTTCTCAATCTTCACCGTCGGGAGCAGCCTGCGAGACAGCCTCGTAAGCTCTCGCACGGTGTCAGCGAGCGCCATGCCTCGGAGCAGCCACGGTAGTTTGGCGGCAATCAGTGCAATAGAGAGGTTGAACCATCGACGTTCTTCTCCGCGCGTCCAGTCTGGATAGAACCAAACGGTTAACGCTGCTACAAG is a window encoding:
- a CDS encoding chromosome partitioning protein ParB, whose protein sequence is MQERITASHANLIARLPQQHQADAFENCWRKDWQDKEAHLLPAKHLSAWIQANLYLNLAEAPFDREDTALKPEAGACTNCPRRSGYNTSLFDDVQGDQCLDSACYQAKIEAHIDRELAARPELVQIQTAWRPATEERPGVLNRNQYRELAEPDNPDAEPPCPSAKAAIIVFGKHVGRTVTVCLEPKCSVHTNHAQHEAEEAVEPPPVMPEPADEETEEQAAQREAEHEQRLAEYQAEQQRKDDERKAEFERQQKEYEAEQTRREKQRKARVSTFERVIEQAPASFNPEQMRVFLRLLVNINAYDFLEEPAAYFSTDENEQRSDDEVVLAGLSNTADEKLTGFALRLVLADHIGIPQDNQPDLLAEAENVFAPKKPKVVKPKDDRKAKHTAAKATTKKTATIKKAA
- a CDS encoding ParB/RepB/Spo0J family partition protein; translated protein: MQDSSPFQYIAIDQLFESKTNPRQTFDQAKLDELANSIRHHGLIQPVVVRPKDNGFEIVAGARRFRASQLAEEFSIPAHIKELNDAEAIEWQLVENSQRVDVHPYEEAQGFQRLLDVPGYDVAALVEKSGKSTSHIYARLSLTTHPDRGRGVRAGAHYGQPCQPHRPPTATAPSRCV
- a CDS encoding 3'-5' exoribonuclease domain-containing protein, with amino-acid sequence MKKEHFISVDIEAAGPIPGEFSMLSLGACSLQDVESGLLLEFKPINQNADPDAMKVTGNTLDDLARRGLDPHEAMNAFRNWIEETIEQDETPIFVGFNAPFDWSFVNYYFHRFSHDNPFGFAGLDIKSFYMGKFGSTWSETKSSKIASTLNISEAGDHNPLHDAQYQARLFSAMLQR
- a CDS encoding ArdC family protein codes for the protein MSSQATNVTAIDSKKPTTKQELIAANVKLLIEQLEAGHSEALTDYLTAMSRFHNYSFGNVLEIARQMPTATRVAGFWTWKNLGRSVKAGQKGIRILAPIVGVRRKKEPEAQKDITKQNERMLLGFRNAYVFDITQTDGVELPELHQVSGDPGENVERLASFVKNKGIQLVYNQNIAPALGMSYGGRIAILPGQSKAEEFSTLVHETAHELLHKAERRTATTKTVRETEAEAVAFVVGKAVGLVTGTASADYIHLYHGNASLLAESLEVIQQTASVILAALEPPAQEASEEADAEPELAGVAA